The Aspergillus fumigatus Af293 chromosome 3, whole genome shotgun sequence region TTGTCAGACAGATTTATTATTCCCAAAATTTCATATTGACGATCAAAATTACTGGCGAGATGACCTACATAGATATTGCCTTCAACTGTCTCCCAGTTGTCGGACTCGGCGAGAACGGTTCCATCGAGAGTTGCTCTGGCACGAGGCATATTGAGATCGTTTTCAAATAATTAGTGAGAAAGCCTAAAAAAGTTTGAGTAGAAGatttgaagatgatggactgaCAAAGCGATAATCTGACATGTATTCTCTGGAAATGACCGCAATaaaaggaagaaacaagTGCGGGGAAACAACTGCAAGATGACAAATCCAGTGAGACGCAAAACAGACAGATCAAACACAATATAGCACTCACACTCTCTCAATAGTCTTCAACCTATCTTCATAGGATGATCactccttccttcccttgccaggcggaggagatgcgcTCGACCTGGGACTAAGCTCATAGTCCGAGTCAAAGTTGAATTTCTGGTCGTAGGGCCAGTCCAAGCGCAATTCGGGctcgacatcatcacccCAGACCACGTCCTGGCTGGCTTCTGGTCTCCAATCTGCCAGGTCAAAGCCCTCCACCGTCTCGAGCATCCTGTCGAGTTGTGAGATGACGTCGTTCAAACGGCCGATACAGTGGGGCTTCCTGAAGCCCTCAAGAGGGTCACGACTCGAATTATGGTAGAATTTGCGATCGTCTAACAGCAACCGCAATCCTTCCACAATCCTCGACGGCTTGGTCTCTTTATTTGGAGGGGCCTCCATCAAAACCTGCATATGAATGCGTATGTGATGATCGCATTCCTCATGACAGATGACTTTACCATTCTTCTCGGCCTGTTTGAGCGGCGCTATGAGCGTTGACTCTATCAAAGAACTCATATCCCGCATCAGTTTGTGGCGGATTGCCAGGAGATCGTCTATTCAATTTGTTAGCCAACATGTCCAAGATGAGGGAAGCAAATGAAAATGGAATTGGGTACTTACCGAACATGCTCTGGTCAATGAGTGTTCGAGACAAATCAATATCCACCGCATTGCAATCGACGACTATAGACCGAGTTGCCTTCTTGAATTGCTCTTTGAGGTTGAACACCCACATGATTCCCAGAAGGTAACCCGCAAGCTCTGTACTGTTACATTGGTCAACGAACATCCTTACGTACTGGATCCAGGGGCGAGCCAGAGTACAAACGGCTGGGAACATGTCGAACATGTGCACATACTTGGCAATTTTGTGAAGCAGCTTCACATTCAGCTCATCCGGGATCCCTTGGAACTTCAAGTGCGCAGCcttcatgatgatcagcatGGCATCCGGATCGAATCTCTCGAAGGCCATCTCACGCAGTCCGTCCGGCCGGACAGGAAGGGTCTCAAGCCACCTCCCACTCAAGGCTTCGAAGTAGATCGATTGGGATTTCAAGATGGTTGTTGAGACTCGCAACTCGACAGGTCGGTTTGCATGCTTCTTGTAAAGCAGAATGAGATCACCATCGGGAGCGATGTCATGGCGCTCTGGTTTGACCTGGTCAATCTCCATGGTGCTCCTGGTGGTTCAGTAAGTCGCTAGCTGCGAAGTTCTATTCTGTGCGCGGGATGGTTGAATAAGGAGATATGACAGAAGAGATGAGATTGGGAAGGATGAATGGTGTCGATGGGTTCCATCTCGACTCAGACTCCCATCTCTCTATATACTCTTCTATATAAAGAGCTTCCTATGTTTAAGACATCTCAATGCCCATTTACCAGATGTCTTGCTGACAGTCCTTACGTTGGAGACGGTGATAAGGACTGATCAGAGACAGAAATAAATGAGGGCATATATACAAAGATGTCTTACAAAAGTGTCTTAGGCAGGCAAAATCCAAAGAATGCTGAAGTCCTATTGTTCAGCCAAGTGCCTTGAGCTCTTTGTTGTTTTGGTGCTTTCGAATATGCTGAGACACCGCATTTTCATCGCTTCACTCGGCCAGTGAAAAACAGAAAGTCATCATTGTAGACGGTAGATTAATATGAAAGAGATCGGCCAAAGAGCTCTCAGTGACCAGTTGCTAATCCCCGGCCATTATTCCTTGAATGAGCCCTAAGGACCGTCTTTCCCCCTTTGGGAAGCCTCGGTGTAATTTAGATACTGTGATACTGTATCGTTACATACTCCACTGCGGAATGATCCCGCCTGCCAGTCTTGGTCCCGCCATGAGGCCTCTACCATTTTCTTTTTAAACCTTCTCACTTTCTCTCCTGTCGCACTTCTTGATTCCTGAGAAAAAAAACTGCCTATAGACTCTCCGTGTATCAGAGACATTCTGTCTTCGTCTCTGGCAATCGGACACTCAACCACTCTACCGTACTGGCCCATACGCCGCCCTCAATTTGAATTTGGACTTTGCTCGGAAGACTCGGAATTGCCTACTTGAActtctcctgcagcagcGCAAATGGATCGCGACCAATTTAGGGCCGCTGCGCATGCGGCGATCGATGAAAGTGTGTAGCCTGCATTATGATGTCAATTCTGTGCTAAAAATTGCTTTCATAGTCATCGACTACTTCGACGGTCTCCCCTCCCAGCGTGTTGTTCCGACCATTGAACCAGGTTATCTTCGCCCCTTGATTCCCGAAAATCCTCCGGAAGAACCAGAGCAATGGTCTCAGATCCAGGCAGATATTGAGACCAAAATCAAGCCGGGCCTGACTCACTGGCAATCTCCGAATTTTATGGCTTTCTTTCCGGCCGGTGTGACGTACCCCAGCATCTTGGGTGAGATGTATTCGGCCGCTTTCACCGCCCCCGCTTTCAACTGGCTCTGTTCCCCTGCATGTACCGAGTTGGAGACGATTGTAATGGATTGGATGGCCAAGGCATTGGGTCTTCCGGAATGCTTCTTGAGCAGCTCGGAAAACAAGGGAGGTGGTGTCATTCAAGTCTCTGCTAGTGATGCAGTCGCGACGGTGATGATCGCTGCTCGGGAAAGGAGGGTGCGCGAACAAGCATTGGCTGAGGGTCTCAAGGACGGAACGGTCGAGTACGAGGACCGTGTGATGGAGCTGAGACCGAGACTGGTGGCCCTGGGTAGTAATCAGGCTCATAGCAGCACCGCGAAAGGCGCACTACTTGCTGGAACGAGGTATCGCAGCGTCACTGCGCGGCTAGAGGACAATATGGAAATGACCGGACCACGGTTACGAGAGGTACTTGAGCAGTGCGATAAGGATGGGCTCACCCCATATTACATCACGCTTGGCATGGGTACAACCAACACTTGCGCGTTGGATCGCTTTGCGGAGATCAAGGCTgtgttgaaggagaagccgCATTGGCAGAGAATCTGGGTCCATATCGACGCTGCCTATGCTGGTGCTGCGCTTGTTGCGGACGAGTGGCAGTATATCGCCAAGGACTTTGCGGAAGGTGTTGACAGTTTCAACATGAACATGCACAAGTGGTTGCTTGTCAACTTTGACGCAAGGTACTACCTACTAGCTCGTTCGGATATTCATTGCTAACATGAATAGCTGCCTGTATGTACGCAACCGCTTTGACCTCACAGACGCCCTCGATATTACTCCCGCCTACTTGCGCAACCCTTACTCCGAGACTGGCCGAGTCATCGACTACCGCAACTGGTCCATTTCTCTGGGCCGGCGATTCCGCGCGCTGAAGATTTGGTTTGTCATGCGCAGCTATGGCCTCAGCGGCATGAAAGCCTACATTCGCAAGACCATCGGACTCGGCAATATCTTTGCCGACCTGGTGCGAAGTCGATCGGATCTATTCGAGATCATCACCAAACCTGCATTCTGCTTGACTGTCTTCCGGATCAAGAGCCCTAGCCTTCAATCAAATGCCGAGTCCTCGGTGCCTCGGATTGACGACGCTTCAAACGCCATAACTAAGGAGGTCTACGAGCTCGTCAATTCGCGGGGAgagatcttcatcacctCGTCTGTTATTGCAGGCGTATATGCCATCAGGGTGGTAAGCGCCAACCCGGCAGCCGAGGAGAAGTACCTCCGACGTGCGTTTGAAATTTTGGTTCAAACAGCCGAAGAAGTGCTCCAGAAGCAGCAGTAATAGCCTGACTTAGGGTTACTCCTATTTGCATTGCATCACGAAAAAACGCCATTAGCAATGTACTACATATAGATCTTCATATATACAGTGGTTGTCCGACCTTTTATAACCTTGGTTGCCTTTCATTAGAAAGGATTCTACCCAATTACATTTATTCTGACGGTCTTTCCTGGAAAGGATTAGCGTCCTTGGTCTTCCTTCGTTTGTCGGAAGCTCGGAACAGCTCCGAGTGTAATACCGAGCGATAGCCAGTTCCCCGCATTGATCATTCAAAGGGCGCGATACAAACAGATTCATCAAGATTCACGGTAACGACAACACGTATGAGACAATTGACGCAAATAGCATGTCGATGAAGCTGCCATCGTAAGGACACCAAATTTTTCGAAGCTCAACCTAACTGGAGAAATGTGGCTCACAACTCCAGTCGAGTACTAGTGACAGGAGCCACTGGCTTCATCGGGGCCCATGTGGTAGACAGCCTGTTGGATCGAGGCATTACCGTGCGCGGGGCCACACGGTCGTTGTCCAAGGGGGAGCAGATGAGAGCTGCTCGACCGGACCACGCTTCCAGGCTCGAGTTTGTTCAAATCGAGGATTTTTCGAAACTGGGGGGGTTTGACCATGTCATGGAGGGAGTTGACGCAGTCATTCACGTTGCTAGCGTATGTCTATCGCCATGCCATTCCACACAAGATGATTAACCAATCGCTAGCCATTCACCTATAATACCACAAACAACGAGCAAGAGCTCATCCTCCCCGCCATCAATGGCGTCAAATCCATCCTAGCCGCTTCCGCCAAACCGGGAAGCACTGTCAAACGGGTGGTACTGACATCCTCGTTTGCCTCCGTCATTGACATTTCCAAGAATCCCGGACCTGATTTCACCTACACCGGCGCCCACTGGAACCCAATCACTTACGAAGAAAGCGTCGACCCTGCCACCAGCGCGGTAGTAGCATACCGAGGCTCAAAGAAGTTCGCAGAGCTCGAAGCCTGGAACTTCATGGACAGAGAGGGGCCTCCTTTGGACCTCGTCACGCTCTGTCCTCCAATGGTGTTCGGGCCGATTGTACATCCCGTGGCTAGCATTGCGCAGCTGAATGAGTCCAATGCTGTTTTGTGGAGCGTTGCAGCCGGCGCTGATCCGTTACCTGCCGCGAGAGTATCTGCCTGGATTGACGTGAGAGATCTCGCTGAAGCGCACGTTCAGGCGTTATTGACACCGGAAGCCGGTGGGAAGAGATATGTCCCTGCGTCCGGGGAGCCATTTTGTTACGAGTATGCGGCTGatatcatcaaggagaagttccTGTGGGCGCGGGAAACAGTGACCACAAACTATGAGGCTGGGAAGAGGCCCGGGCCGACATACAAGCTGGACGGGGCCACAGTGACTAGGGAACTGGGAGTGAAATACCGCAGTTTTGAGCAGACGGTCGAAGAGCTTGTTCGACAGGTGAAGGAGACGCTTGCATAGTGGTATTCCCTCACACACTCACACacacaaagaagaagatttcaGTTCTGTCCTCAGATATCTGCAATCGCATCAACTTCCACCTCGACCATCATATCCCTATTCACAAACCCATTCTGCACAACAATCATCGTTGCCACAGTACCAACTCCATTGCCCTGCTGCTTCCCCAGCACCTCCCGGAACCCCTCACCGACAGCCATGCAATCCTCCGAGCGCGCAACGAACATCTTTACACGCACAATACTGCTCGCTCCCGCGCCCCCGAGTGCTTTAACCGCCTTGACACTTTCGGTCAACGCGACGATGGTCTGCTGTTTTGCATCGCCGGGGAATAAGATCCGGGGAGCCGAGGCGGGGGACTGAGGGTCGACGGCTGTGGTTCCCGCGACGAAGATCTGGTTGCCATGGCGGACAGCGCGGTAGTAGCCGATTATGTCTTCGTAGGGGGAGGATGTTGCGTAGAATTGTTTCTTGCCGTCGGGAGAGGTGGTCACGGTGGAAGACATGGTGGGTATGGTTTAACTTTCAAATAGCAGTAATTAAGTCAATTATCGACGTTACGAAGGGTTTTCCTAGTCTTCATATATGTTGTCGGGAGTTGCGTTCATGTTGCATGAAGAATGAGTCATCGGAAGCCGTAGGCACCTCTCACTAGCTTTGTGGCTTCAGACAGGCCAGAACATCGGTCGTATTCGGCTTTAGTCACTTGGGACACAATCATACTTAACCAATCATTACATGAGTCAATTAATACATGCTATACGAACAGCTATAGTACATCGGGTATCAACAAACATCAATGATACAATAACCCTGACATCAATTCATCTCTCCAGAAACCACTCAAAAACACTCCGAAACACCTCCTTCCCCCTATTCTCAATAACATCCCCGTGGCACGGAATAACACGGTCAAAATCCCAGTTGTAGATCCTCCTCACCGACTCCGCAAACGACGCCCTATCCTGTTTCGACAAAACATACCACGCAAACCGCCGATGTGCCGTCGGCGGACTTGCCGTGGCCTGCAACAACGATATAAACGCCCGATTCAGCAGCCCGGCCGTAGGAGACTCCTCCGATTGCGCATACTGCTCCTTGCAGGGGAGATTAAACAGCAGATCCGCCTCGATGAGCGTCCGCGACGGTTTGTGGCAGAGGATGATCTCGCGGTTGCCGTGGCCGTCCATGTACTCGACTTCGAAATCCGCGTGGAACTCGTCCGAGATGCTCAGCGAGTGTTTGCCGTCCTTGGTGAAGATGTGGTCGAATGCGGGGTCGTCCGGGTAGGACCGTGAGGTTTTGCGTTTCTCGTAGAGGCCTTCTGGGGCGAGGATTTGGGCGTCGGGGAAGGCGCGTTTCCACGTGGTGATGTGTAGGTGGTGCTCGATGTCTGGGGCGATGATGTATTGGACTTTGCCGCCTTCGGAGGCGATGATCTGCTGGACTTCGGGGGTCAAGGCGACTGGGGAGATGACTGCGAGGGAGCCGGTGCGTAGTTTTACTGGGCTCTGTCAGTGGTGCGATTCGTAAGTGGTTAGATAGGTATGTTACCTAGTGTGCCTCTGCCTCCGATTTTGAAGAGTCCAAATCGGGAGAAGGGGACGCTGAATGTGGTGATTTCCGGGGTGACTTTGCGGATCACCATGACCTTGGATGGGTCTCCGGGGAACAGCTTGGATGACATATTGAACTGTGGTGCCTGGCCAAACGAAACAAGAATAAATGCTgttgcttctttctctttgaATGCTATGAAAACCAAGTACTTATATATTACACCGGGATGCCGAGGTCGCCAGCTATACAAGATACTCctccgtacagagtagtaATCGCAACGGTCTGGACCCGCAAGTAGATCGGACAAACCGAATGTTTAAAGACTGGTGATGTCATAACCGTTATTCTTTCATTTCTAGAATTTGTCATCACGATATATCCACTGACTATCATACCACAAGCAATCCTCTACATTATAATGCAATAATTTTATCATAACTACCAACATAAATCTAATGCTGGGCCCATTTCGCATGTGCTCCTTGAGATCACTCAGTCAATAAGAACGCAAATGAAAGATTGGAATATATGAACATGTTTAAAACATGGGCTGAAGAATCTTTCTTTATGAAATTAAGCATAGAAGTATAGCTGGTTACGATTATTCTATAGACATTAGCAAACTAAAAAGGAGCAGTCTTATTAGCAGGCGCAGCAGTATACAACTGCTTTCCGTTCTTCTTGAAGCCAGTAATGACAGCCTGACCTTCGGCACTGATCACCCACTGAGTGAATTTGTCAGCCATCTTCATGTTGCTCGCCTTCTTGCCGACCAGCATGTGTGCGGGATTGAGCAGAGGATCGGCAGGGTCGTCGGTGGCAGCCTTGTAGATGGTGGTCTTGTGGGCAAGCGCCTGGTCGATTGAGAGGTAGGTGCCGCGGTCGGTAATGGTGTATTCCTCGAGGAGAATAGCCGCAGTCAAGGCTTGGATGGGATAGGCAATGTACTGATGATACCAGGTGGAGTACTTGGTCGCCCAGGGGACCTATGTTTGTGGTCAGTCAAGGCGTTAGATCGAGGTGAAATGGATGACTGACTTGTCCAATCTCGATCCACAGCTGGGACTCTTTGATGTTTGTTGCTGACTTGTCATAGCGAGTGAGGAAGCGAACGGGAATGGCGACGTTGGCGGCGTCGCCTGCCGATGCAACGGCGTAGATGTGCGAGAACATGGTCTTGATGTCGTCGGCCTTTTTGAGTCCGGCCGGGTTGGAGGGTGGTCCAACTAGCAAAAAGTGGTCGCGCCAGGCGTACCATGCAGGGCTTTTAGCGACACCCTGCTTGATGGCGATCTCTTCAGCAGCGGGGGTATAGGTGATGCCAACATCAATGGTGTCGTCCTTGAGGTAGTTGATGGACTCGGTGGTGTCGCTCTTGTACCAGGCGACTTTGAATGGGCTGGAGCCGTTCTTCACGCTAGACTGGATGAAGGCATCAGCGAGAGCTATGACGACAAGAGTCAGCAGGTTAGTGGTTGATGGACGAGGTGATTCCAAGCATACCCTTGATCAAGCCACTTtggccagctcctccattgccaatCCGCAGGCGAACGCTGCCCGCAGAATATCCGCCAGTGTAGACCGCGGCAGGGTCAACTGTTAGACAGG contains the following coding sequences:
- a CDS encoding putative aromatic-L-amino-acid decarboxylase, whose translation is MDRDQFRAAAHAAIDEIIDYFDGLPSQRVVPTIEPGYLRPLIPENPPEEPEQWSQIQADIETKIKPGLTHWQSPNFMAFFPAGVTYPSILGEMYSAAFTAPAFNWLCSPACTELETIVMDWMAKALGLPECFLSSSENKGGGVIQVSASDAVATVMIAARERRVREQALAEGLKDGTVEYEDRVMELRPRLVALGSNQAHSSTAKGALLAGTRYRSVTARLEDNMEMTGPRLREVLEQCDKDGLTPYYITLGMGTTNTCALDRFAEIKAVLKEKPHWQRIWVHIDAAYAGAALVADEWQYIAKDFAEGVDSFNMNMHKWLLVNFDASCLYVRNRFDLTDALDITPAYLRNPYSETGRVIDYRNWSISLGRRFRALKIWFVMRSYGLSGMKAYIRKTIGLGNIFADLVRSRSDLFEIITKPAFCLTVFRIKSPSLQSNAESSVPRIDDASNAITKEVYELVNSRGEIFITSSVIAGVYAIRVVSANPAAEEKYLRRAFEILVQTAEEVLQKQQ
- a CDS encoding SDR family oxidoreductase gives rise to the protein MSMKLPSRVLVTGATGFIGAHVVDSLLDRGITVRGATRSLSKGEQMRAARPDHASRLEFVQIEDFSKLGGFDHVMEGVDAVIHVASPFTYNTTNNEQELILPAINGVKSILAASAKPGSTVKRVVLTSSFASVIDISKNPGPDFTYTGAHWNPITYEESVDPATSAVVAYRGSKKFAELEAWNFMDREGPPLDLVTLCPPMVFGPIVHPVASIAQLNESNAVLWSVAAGADPLPAARVSAWIDVRDLAEAHVQALLTPEAGGKRYVPASGEPFCYEYAADIIKEKFLWARETVTTNYEAGKRPGPTYKLDGATVTRELGVKYRSFEQTVEELVRQVKETLA
- a CDS encoding YjgH family protein translates to MSSTVTTSPDGKKQFYATSSPYEDIIGYYRAVRHGNQIFVAGTTAVDPQSPASAPRILFPGDAKQQTIVALTESVKAVKALGGAGASSIVRVKMFVARSEDCMAVGEGFREVLGKQQGNGVGTVATMIVVQNGFVNRDMMVEVEVDAIADI